The window GGACCCGAACACCAGAGGCATCTTCTACGACCCTTCTGAAGAGGCGGTGGTGGCCACCATCGACGACAACCGCATCAAAGCCCCTCTGGCCATCATGGACAAGAAGGAAAACGGGGACGGGCACCTGGAGATGTCCTCCGGGAAGGCCATTGAAGATGACGATGGGGACTGCCCCCAGGTGGAGCCCCAGAGCAATGCAGGTGGCCTGAAGATCACCAAGGGGAAAACCCAGCTTTCTGGCAGCAAACTCGTTTATGACGAGAAAGACGGTCTGGCGAACATCGATGGTCCCATAACCTTCGAGCGGGAGCAGAAAGATGGAAAACTGACCGGAACCAGCCAGAAACTGGTGGTGGATGTCGACAAGGACACCACAGTTTTGAAGGGAAGCGTGCAGCTCAAGAGCGGCGAACGCACCAGCAGTGCAGAAGAAGTGGAGTACAGCGAAAAGGACAATGTGGCGATCCTGCGGGGCACCCCCCAGAACCCTGCGAAATCCATCAAGGGCAAGGAAGAACTGACCGCCACCACCATCCGGTACAATCTGGAAACCAACGACGTGGTGGCGACCACCGAGAACAACAACATCAAGGGCAAGTTCGAGGACGAGGACAGGAAGTAAGCAGCTTTTGCTCCAGAATTTGAATTCCATGCTCGCCGTAAAAAACTCGGTTTGACCCAGGAACAGGTGATTAAACAGGCTGGAATTCCTT of the Deinococcus cellulosilyticus NBRC 106333 = KACC 11606 genome contains:
- a CDS encoding LptA/OstA family protein, with product MKPIHRLTSLLLFVVGAAVFAQEADTAPTFSLERKDKTIVMSKRGPDESGLAIFCDQDPNTRGIFYDPSEEAVVATIDDNRIKAPLAIMDKKENGDGHLEMSSGKAIEDDDGDCPQVEPQSNAGGLKITKGKTQLSGSKLVYDEKDGLANIDGPITFEREQKDGKLTGTSQKLVVDVDKDTTVLKGSVQLKSGERTSSAEEVEYSEKDNVAILRGTPQNPAKSIKGKEELTATTIRYNLETNDVVATTENNNIKGKFEDEDRK